Proteins encoded by one window of Sphaerodactylus townsendi isolate TG3544 linkage group LG04, MPM_Stown_v2.3, whole genome shotgun sequence:
- the SLX4 gene encoding structure-specific endonuclease subunit SLX4 isoform X3 — MDGDDDFKELRGRRRRRQQGQEEKEEESRAAGGGPGQAVAQEGPGEPGQAPTAAAFRGLGEVERLHLASAGNSPDCPFCGKGFGTLETRGSHLKRCAARVAVPPPLLLQVVRQQSSGLPASLSGLKRKVSSFTEQSTKKRKTGTRIGDAEEELLVAMAMSRSLREEEEAKARLLTRGRTNRAYQGRKNPQAEKKNRAVASHSPPRLLLQDPEVARRQMEERMALLLSEVEEFPSTPLLAPSQLLESELTWKADWPLTLPRGPLSSLWECSSLRGLSDPGSVCVAGSTLPALPGQTDQRPTQSMVLPFGGSVRAETEDSPWEERKEDAQEGSQKEAGALRDLMLLAGEGLTLTQWSPAAQPVEEPGEEWAPSDSQRSNPNRSLEKKLPVGSSTPSALLGSLAAAFKGMVNNPHLSDIQFQVDSGELFYAHMFVLYARCPQLMELVDQKGFLVAEEGGMRTPRVLLNDVSGEAVRTFFNYLYSAETFVPPQAQSDVAALATRFGMTELVALCESCDWNGHPAVDASGQEEEESGQEEEERVEKFEELLKSIWMGEEEEDRALLPEELGSENVVDEQGLEEIYEFAATQRKAEEGRCSLDSNQVEPEAVPGDSSKWEGHLDGELSHLQAQGARRKAVLGLLDPGDDQRPLGAASRRHLAAALLELAEASEELSEKSLQPGSWGESSQLFQQSCSGKDPSDDDDDDDVMKPFTPLGLEKQLLPVCRNFSSGDSQVSLVVPAGKSPASPKRRRGIGSDTSLSLFSPTPQKARGAPCRSEEQELPKLQSGGASSGVAAGSGPDHTQYSPAPLPPSFRSCAVDVQGDLVQILGAEGEGRHGQRKQQVEVMGPPSKEQEASGAAKLCLGEDIPCCQGTREVLLGSLPVGEAGAGSRKMLLPGTPLLSQRGPDHEQIAKPGLASSPEAQEPAIIPSPKRHPLRAGLPRGLRSPSPGGGKAVPDVVIVEDSEDEAEAAPLLTWGSSVLEADLPLSEDDTSLVASQIGDCQVGSSPRSLLMVGGMLPGGSGTAGNGPLPHFEYGEEERDCGDGSGSRRRRFQDQSDVSEVLPLSQRLAVLSSACSQDTCHSARGCPSAPVPSHKTPAVFLT, encoded by the exons ATGGACGGCGACGACGACTTCAAGGAGCTGcgcggcaggcggcggcggcggcagcagggacaggaggagaaggaggaggaatccCGGGCGGCGGGCGGCGGGCCGGGGCAGGCTGTGGCGCAGGAGGGCCCCGGGGAACCGGGCCAGGCCCCAACGGCGGCGGCGTTCAGGGGTTTGGGTGAGGTGGAGAGGCTTCACCTGGCCTCCGCTGGCAACAGTCCTGACTGCCCTTTCTGCGGAAAGGGCTTCGGCACCCTCGAGACCCGAGGCAGCCATTTGAAACGCTGCGCGGCCCGAGTGGCCGTCCCTCCCCCGCTGCTTCTTCAGGTGGTGCGACAGCAGAGCTCTGGCCTTCCTGCCTCCCTTAG TGGGCTGAAGCGAAAAGTCTCCTCTTTTACGGAGCAATCCACCAAAAAGCGCAAGACTGGGACCAGAATTGGAGATGCAGAGGAGGAGCTGCTGGTGGCCATGGCAATGTCTCGGTCCCTCCGTGAGGAAGAGGAAGCAAAGGCCAGGTTGCTGACAAGGGGGAGAACGAACAGGGCTTATCAAGGAAGGAAGAACCCCCAAGCAG AGAAAAAGAACCGTGCAGTGGCTTCTCACTCACCACCGAGACTCTTGCTTCAAGACCCAGAGGTGGCCCGCAGACAGATGGAGGAGCGTATGGCATTGCTGCTTTCTGAAGTGGAAGAATTCCCTAGCACCCCGCTCCTGGCCCCCAGCCAGCTCTTGGAGTCAGAGCTCACCTGGAAAGCAGACTGGCCTCTGACCTTGCCCAGAGGGCCGCTGTCTTCTTTGTGGGAATGCAGCTCACTCAGAGGACTGTCTGATCCAGGATCCGTCTGTGTAGCTGGCTCAACTCTACCTGCTTTGCCGGGGCAGACAGATCAG AGACCCACTCAGAGCATGGTTTTGCCCTTCGGGGGCTCGGTCAGAGCAGAGACTGAGGACAGTccctgggaggaaagaaaggaggatgCACAGGAAGGCAGTCAGAAGGAAGCgggggccctgcgggatctcatgTTGCTGGCTGGAGAAGGGCTGACGCTCACTCAGTGGAGTCCGGCTGCCCAGCCAGTGGAGGAGCCAG GGGAAGAGTGGGCACCTAGCGATTCCCAGCGGAGCAACCCGAATCGGTCCCTCGAGAAGAAGTTGCCTGTGGGAAGCTCCACTCCGTCC GCCCTGCTTGGCTCTTTAGCCGCTGCCTTCAAAGGGATGGTGAATAATCCCCACTTGAGTGACATCCAGTTCCAGGTGGACAGTGGGGAGCTCTTCTATGCTCACATGTTCGTGCTTTATGCCCGGTGCCCACAGCTAATGGAACTG GTTGATCAGAAAGGTTTCCTGGTAGCAGAAGAAGGAGGAATGAGGACTCCTCGTGTGCTTCTGAACGATGTCTCGGGAGAGGCTGTGAGGACGTTCTTCAACTATCTCTACAGCGCAGAGACTTTCGTTCCTCCACAGGCCCAGTCAGATGTGGCTGCTTTGGCCACGAG gTTTGGGATGACAGAGTTGGTTGCTCTGTGCGAAAGCTGCGATTGGAATGGGCATCCTGCTGTTGATGCCTCtggacaggaagaggaggaatctggacaggaagaggaggaaagagtaGAGAAGTTTGAGGAGCTCTTGAAGTCCATATGgatgggagaagaggaagaggacagagctttgctgccagaggagcTGGGCAGCGAGAATGTGGTGGATGAACAGGGGCTGGAGGAGATCTATGAGTTTGCTGCCACCCAGCGGAAAGCAGAGGAAGGGAGATGCAGCCTTGACAGCAACCAGGTGGAACCTGAGGCAGTGCCAGGGGATTCCTCCAAATGGGAGGGACACCTGGATGGGGAACTGTCCCACCTGCAGGCACAGGGCGCCAGGAGAAAAGCTGTGCTTGGCCTTCTCGATCCTGGGGATGATCAGAGGCCGCTGGGAGCAGCCAGCAGGAGACATCTGGCGGCAGCACTGCTGGAGCTGGCCGAGGCTTCGGAGGAGCTCAGTGAGAAGAGCCTTCAGCCTGGGTCTTGGGGGGAATCCTCACAGCTTTTCCAGCAGAGCTGCAGTGGCAAGGACcccagtgatgatgatgatgatgatgatgtgatgAAGCCTTTTACCCCTCTAGGACTGGAGAAGCAGCTCCTGCCCGTTTGCAGGAACTTTTCCAGTGGTGATTCTCAGGTATCACTTGTGGTCCCAGCTGGTAAGTCCCCCGCATCTCCCAAGCGGAGGAGAGGGATTGGCAgtgacacctctctctctctcttttctccaaCCCCGCAGAAGGCAAGGGGGGCCCCCTGTCGAAGCGAGGAGCAGGAACTTCCAAAACTGCAGAGTGGGGGGGCTTCTTCAGGGGTGGCTGCTGGCAGTGGTCCAGACCACACCCAATATTCTCCTgctcctctgcctccctccttccgTTCCTGTGCTGTGGACGTACAGGGGGACCTCGTGCAGATACTGGGTGCTGAGGGtgaagggaggcatggccaaaggaagcagcaggtggaGGTAATGGGACCCCCGTCCAAGGAGCAGGAAGCATCTGGAGCTGCGAAACTTTGCTTGGGAGAGGACATTCCCTGCTGCCAGGGCACGAGGGAGGTGCTGCTGGGATCGCTTCCAGTTGGGGAGGCAGGTGCCGGCAGCCGGAAGATGCTGTTGCCAGGCACTCCTCTGCTAAGCCAAAGGGGCCCAGATCATGAGCAAATTGCAAAGCCTGGCTTGGCCTCCAGCCCTGAAGCCCAGGAACCAGCCATCATCCCTTCCCCAAAGAGGCATCCTCTGCGGGCCGGGTTGCCACGGGGTCTCCGTTCTCCATCACCAGGAGGAGGAAAGGCTGTGCCTGACGTGGTGATTGTGGAGGACAGTGAAGACGAGGCTGAGGCCGCTCCGCTGCTGACTTGGGGCAGCTCCGTGTTGGAGGCGGATCTGCCGCTTTCTGAAGACGACACCTCTTTGGTGGCTTCCCAAATCGGTGACTGCCAAGTGGGCAGCTCACCAAGATCCTTGCTTATGGTGGGTGGCATGCTGCCAGGTGGGAGTGGCACAGCTGGCAATGGACCTTTGCCCCACTTTGAGTATGGAGAGGAGGAAAGAGATTGCGGTGACGGAAGTGGCAGTCGGAGGCGGCGTTTTCAGGATCAGTCTGATGTGTCTGAGGTCCTGCCGCTCAGCCAGAGGCTGGCTGTCCTCTCCAGTGCCTGCTCGCAAGACACCTGCCACTCAGCCAGAGGCTGTCCGTCTGCTCCGGTGCCTTCTCACAAGACGCCTG